In Litoribrevibacter albus, a single window of DNA contains:
- a CDS encoding MBL fold metallo-hydrolase, whose protein sequence is MSLIEFASLGSGSKGNATLVKAEDTIIMIDCGFTVKETEIRLASLGVEPSQVTAVLVTHEHGDHIKGAAPFARRYKIPVYMTYGTARAKSLETHQQLALICSHEPFKVGALSIQPVIVPHDAQEPVQFVVKYQNKRLGVLTDLGSYTPYVVNHYKQCDALLLECNHDLTMLRYGPYPPSLKQRVAGNYGHLNNQQAAQFLKQVDQDRLQHLVVSHVSEQNNQVDLALDELVQVCARGRDWIKVANQDEGFSWLSIL, encoded by the coding sequence ATGAGTCTCATTGAGTTTGCGTCTCTCGGTAGTGGTAGTAAAGGCAACGCCACTTTGGTGAAGGCCGAAGATACTATCATCATGATCGACTGTGGCTTCACCGTTAAAGAAACGGAGATTCGGTTGGCGTCACTGGGCGTTGAACCTTCTCAAGTGACGGCGGTGTTAGTGACTCATGAACATGGGGATCACATTAAAGGCGCTGCGCCCTTTGCTCGTCGATATAAAATTCCTGTGTATATGACATACGGAACGGCCAGAGCAAAGTCGCTGGAAACGCATCAACAGTTAGCGCTTATTTGCAGTCATGAGCCATTCAAGGTGGGAGCACTGAGCATTCAGCCTGTGATTGTGCCTCACGATGCTCAAGAGCCCGTTCAGTTTGTTGTAAAGTACCAGAATAAACGATTAGGTGTTCTGACGGATCTGGGTAGTTATACGCCCTATGTGGTGAACCATTACAAACAGTGCGATGCTTTGTTGTTAGAGTGCAATCATGATCTGACTATGTTGCGATACGGGCCATATCCTCCTTCACTGAAACAACGGGTGGCGGGAAATTATGGTCACTTAAATAATCAGCAAGCAGCTCAGTTTTTAAAGCAAGTGGATCAGGATCGCTTACAGCACTTGGTAGTGTCACATGTCAGTGAACAGAACAATCAAGTGGATCTGGCATTGGACGAGCTGGTTCAAGTCTGTGCCCGAGGGCGAGATTGGATCAAGGTAGCCAATCAGGATGAAGGGTTTAGCTGGTTATCCATTTTGTAA
- the bamC gene encoding outer membrane protein assembly factor BamC, which translates to MSVVNQLKKVNAAAIMVVAAFSLSSCSLFSDLDEEYKNVQETSPTVGLNGQASEFIDLYPIPDQQKLAPGELIAEVPRPEPLSLTDDKDGVQLRKLDDQRWIVVAQPPNQVWPLVRQFWDLHRIAVVYEQPKDGVLETRWIKRNDERQSLMARVKGRVFLGDDLLDKYHVSVEQGIRRGLTEVHLVQRSVGLYESNSAPSAYEPNEAWPKQSENLALSAAVIDELITFLAKQTVTGQSTSFLAEGIVGDSRVALVRNEDDYPILQLDARFDRAWASVVNSADDLVLKVTDRNRSEGQIFVTYNPRAKEDEPGFFARLFGADEISESDQELLLNVVTLDEYRVQVVVLDKEGNVLDASQALKVLEFVQDRLF; encoded by the coding sequence GTGTCTGTTGTTAATCAGCTCAAGAAAGTAAATGCAGCTGCGATCATGGTCGTCGCTGCATTTTCTTTATCGTCTTGTTCACTTTTTTCTGATTTGGATGAAGAGTACAAGAACGTTCAAGAGACGAGTCCAACCGTTGGATTAAATGGTCAAGCCTCTGAGTTTATCGATCTTTATCCTATTCCAGATCAACAAAAACTGGCTCCAGGGGAATTGATTGCAGAAGTGCCTCGTCCTGAACCTTTGTCATTAACGGATGATAAAGATGGCGTACAACTGCGTAAGCTCGATGATCAACGTTGGATTGTTGTAGCTCAGCCGCCTAACCAGGTATGGCCGTTAGTGCGTCAGTTCTGGGATCTGCATCGCATTGCTGTGGTCTATGAACAACCAAAAGACGGTGTGTTGGAAACTCGCTGGATCAAACGAAATGACGAGCGCCAATCCTTGATGGCGAGAGTCAAAGGACGTGTCTTCCTTGGGGATGATTTGCTCGACAAATACCATGTGTCGGTAGAGCAGGGCATTCGTCGTGGCTTAACGGAAGTCCATTTGGTTCAGCGCTCTGTCGGGCTTTATGAAAGTAATTCTGCTCCGAGTGCCTACGAGCCGAATGAGGCTTGGCCAAAGCAGTCAGAAAACCTTGCGTTATCTGCAGCGGTTATTGATGAGTTAATTACCTTTTTGGCAAAACAAACCGTGACCGGTCAATCAACCTCTTTCTTGGCTGAAGGCATTGTGGGTGATTCCCGAGTGGCGCTAGTGCGTAACGAAGATGATTATCCTATCCTCCAACTAGACGCACGTTTCGATCGTGCATGGGCTTCTGTGGTGAATTCAGCGGATGATTTGGTGCTGAAAGTGACGGATCGTAACCGTTCAGAAGGTCAGATCTTCGTTACTTATAATCCTAGAGCGAAAGAAGACGAACCAGGATTCTTTGCTCGACTGTTTGGTGCGGATGAAATTTCCGAGAGCGATCAGGAGTTGCTATTGAATGTGGTGACCCTTGATGAGTACCGTGTCCAGGTAGTTGTACTGGATAAGGAAGGGAATGTATTGGATGCATCTCAGGCGTTGAAAGTGCTTGAGTTCGTTCAGGATCGCTTGTTCTAA
- the dapA gene encoding 4-hydroxy-tetrahydrodipicolinate synthase has protein sequence MITGSIVALVTPMLDNGKVDWGALDRLIDFHIDNGTDSIVAVGTTGESATLDVKEHCLVIKHVVNRVAGRIPVIAGTGANSTAEAIELTETAHQSGADACLLVTPYYNKPTQEGLYQHHKAISDAVEIPQILYNVPGRTACDMLPETVARIAELKNVVGIKEATGDLERAKQVIDAVPEGFAVYSGDDATAFELILLGGHGNISVTANVLPAQMSRLCQLALAGKAEEAKALNDELMVVHNAMFLESNPIPVKWALADMGLMGQGIRLPLTVLDSKYRAQVHDALKTVGAVK, from the coding sequence ATGATTACCGGCAGTATTGTTGCACTTGTTACCCCTATGCTTGATAACGGCAAAGTTGATTGGGGAGCTCTGGATCGCTTGATCGATTTTCACATCGATAATGGAACTGATTCCATCGTAGCGGTTGGTACCACAGGAGAGTCTGCGACTCTTGATGTGAAAGAGCACTGCTTGGTAATCAAACATGTGGTGAACCGTGTTGCAGGTCGTATTCCTGTGATTGCCGGTACTGGTGCGAACAGCACAGCGGAAGCGATTGAGTTGACTGAAACGGCTCATCAATCGGGTGCCGATGCCTGTTTGTTGGTAACACCGTATTACAACAAACCAACCCAGGAAGGTTTGTATCAGCATCATAAAGCGATCTCGGATGCCGTGGAAATTCCTCAGATTCTTTACAATGTTCCGGGTCGTACCGCGTGTGATATGTTGCCGGAAACCGTTGCTCGCATTGCTGAACTAAAAAACGTTGTGGGTATCAAAGAAGCCACGGGTGATTTGGAGCGAGCCAAGCAAGTCATTGATGCTGTGCCGGAAGGTTTTGCGGTTTATTCTGGTGATGATGCCACTGCCTTTGAGCTTATTTTGTTAGGTGGTCACGGCAATATCTCTGTGACGGCGAACGTATTGCCAGCGCAAATGTCACGTTTGTGTCAGTTGGCTTTGGCTGGTAAAGCCGAAGAGGCAAAAGCACTGAATGATGAACTTATGGTTGTTCACAACGCGATGTTCCTGGAAAGCAACCCGATTCCGGTGAAATGGGCATTGGCCGACATGGGGCTGATGGGCCAAGGTATTCGTTTGCCATTAACCGTTCTGGATTCAAAGTACCGTGCACAGGTGCATGACGCGCTAAAAACTGTAGGTGCGGTTAAATAA
- a CDS encoding glycine cleavage system protein R, producing the protein MAQNNLVITALGSDRSGIVKDLSTLIANHGANIQDSRMTVLGGEFAIIMMVSGSDDSIQELENKLPSEADALQLTTIIKRTTGRETCHDTIAYVTEIIAIDNPGIVSDITGFFSTRNINIDDLSTGTYAAPHTGTQMFNLAMRVNIPSSQSIAQLKDEFIQFCDDRNLDAIIEPLR; encoded by the coding sequence ATGGCACAGAATAACTTAGTAATCACCGCACTTGGCTCAGACCGTTCTGGTATCGTTAAAGACCTTTCAACCCTCATTGCCAACCACGGGGCTAACATTCAAGACAGCCGAATGACCGTATTAGGCGGTGAATTTGCAATCATCATGATGGTCTCCGGATCTGACGACAGTATTCAGGAATTAGAGAATAAACTGCCAAGCGAAGCAGATGCACTTCAGCTCACTACCATCATAAAACGTACGACAGGCCGCGAAACCTGCCACGACACGATTGCTTACGTGACAGAAATCATTGCCATCGATAATCCGGGTATTGTTTCCGATATCACCGGCTTCTTTTCTACCCGTAACATCAACATTGATGACTTATCCACAGGCACCTATGCAGCGCCTCATACCGGGACTCAGATGTTCAATCTGGCAATGCGAGTGAATATCCCGAGCTCTCAAAGCATCGCGCAACTTAAAGACGAATTTATTCAGTTCTGTGACGACCGCAATCTGGATGCCATCATCGAGCCATTGCGTTAA
- a CDS encoding peroxiredoxin, which translates to MTELAVGQPVPDFTAEATNDTKVTLSALKGKNVVIYFYPKDSTPGCTTEGQNFRDLYNEFQSHNTEIYGVSKDSMKRHDNFKAKQEFPFELISDPEEALCNHFDVIKLKKLYGKEYMGIERSTFLIDSEGVLRNEWRKVKVKGHVEEVLEAVKAL; encoded by the coding sequence ATGACAGAGCTTGCTGTGGGCCAGCCCGTTCCAGATTTTACTGCTGAAGCAACCAACGACACGAAAGTTACCCTGTCAGCGTTGAAGGGAAAAAATGTAGTAATCTACTTTTACCCAAAAGACAGTACGCCTGGCTGCACCACAGAAGGTCAGAACTTCCGTGATTTATACAACGAGTTTCAATCGCACAACACTGAGATTTATGGCGTATCCAAAGACTCAATGAAACGTCATGACAACTTTAAGGCCAAACAAGAGTTTCCATTCGAACTTATTTCAGACCCTGAAGAAGCACTGTGTAACCACTTTGATGTGATCAAGTTGAAAAAACTGTATGGCAAAGAGTACATGGGCATCGAACGCAGTACGTTTCTAATTGATTCCGAAGGTGTTCTGAGGAACGAGTGGCGTAAAGTGAAAGTAAAAGGCCACGTTGAAGAAGTGCTTGAAGCAGTCAAAGCACTGTAA
- a CDS encoding AI-2E family transporter, whose protein sequence is MINILKRWAEQYFSEEEPVVFLLLLFFTATCLWLFGSILTPVIAAVIIAYMLQGLVNLLTARGAPHVLAVSIAVVFFMGVSLALLLVLLPLVWSQLTSFFTEVPRYSTEFQSYLIGLTQKYPGQLSTDQLDEWFALAKGEIGQLGQFLVSLSVSSIPGVITILIYFVVVPLMVFFFLKDKDYFLASLQSILPKKRRMLDSVGEEMNEQIANYIRGKVIEIVIVGVATYIGFAILGLQYSVLLALLVGLSVLIPYVGATVVTVPVAAVGLIQWGTGSEFVTLMIVYLVIQALDGNILVPLLFSEAVNLHPVVIIVAVLFFGGLWGFWGIFFAIPLATLIKAIMTAWPKVASHHELADGAE, encoded by the coding sequence ATGATTAATATTTTAAAACGTTGGGCTGAACAGTACTTTTCAGAGGAAGAACCTGTTGTATTTTTGTTGTTGCTCTTCTTCACGGCTACCTGTCTTTGGTTGTTTGGCAGCATTTTAACACCCGTGATTGCTGCCGTTATTATTGCTTATATGCTTCAGGGATTGGTGAATCTGTTGACAGCCAGAGGGGCGCCGCATGTGCTTGCTGTCTCGATAGCGGTAGTGTTTTTCATGGGGGTGTCTTTAGCGCTCTTACTGGTTTTATTGCCTTTGGTTTGGTCTCAGCTCACTTCCTTTTTTACGGAAGTCCCAAGGTACAGTACTGAATTCCAGTCGTACCTGATTGGTTTAACCCAAAAGTACCCAGGTCAATTAAGTACAGATCAGTTGGACGAATGGTTTGCTTTGGCAAAAGGTGAAATAGGCCAGCTTGGTCAGTTTTTAGTGTCACTCAGTGTGTCCAGTATTCCAGGTGTTATTACCATTCTGATTTATTTTGTGGTTGTGCCATTGATGGTGTTCTTTTTCTTAAAAGATAAGGATTATTTCTTAGCCAGTTTGCAATCCATCTTACCGAAGAAACGCCGGATGCTTGATTCGGTGGGTGAAGAGATGAACGAGCAGATTGCGAATTACATTCGCGGCAAAGTCATTGAAATTGTGATTGTGGGCGTGGCGACTTACATTGGTTTTGCCATTCTGGGGCTTCAATATTCAGTCTTGTTGGCCTTGCTTGTGGGTTTATCGGTTCTGATTCCCTATGTGGGGGCAACGGTTGTTACTGTGCCTGTGGCTGCGGTAGGGTTAATCCAGTGGGGTACGGGCTCAGAGTTTGTGACCCTGATGATTGTGTATCTGGTAATCCAGGCATTGGATGGTAATATCCTGGTGCCGCTGTTGTTCTCTGAAGCCGTTAACCTTCACCCCGTAGTGATTATTGTCGCTGTGTTGTTCTTTGGTGGCTTGTGGGGCTTCTGGGGAATTTTCTTTGCGATTCCTTTAGCAACCTTGATCAAGGCGATCATGACGGCGTGGCCAAAGGTGGCTAGTCATCATGAGTTGGCGGATGGTGCGGAGTAA
- a CDS encoding sulfurtransferase TusA family protein: MSDPSVPENYDELLDASGLNCPLPLLKTKQSLNKLASGQVLKVIATDAGSWRDIQVFVNNSVNELLCAEQDKDQYCYWIKKGIVND, encoded by the coding sequence ATGAGTGATCCTTCAGTTCCTGAAAATTACGACGAACTACTTGATGCCAGTGGCTTAAATTGCCCGCTTCCATTACTTAAAACAAAACAATCGCTGAATAAGCTGGCATCAGGTCAGGTGCTGAAAGTGATTGCAACCGATGCTGGGTCTTGGAGAGACATTCAGGTGTTTGTTAATAACTCAGTGAATGAACTGTTGTGCGCGGAGCAGGACAAAGATCAGTACTGCTATTGGATAAAGAAGGGCATCGTGAATGATTAA
- a CDS encoding M48 family metalloprotease, protein MIKTYRFSAILCVFLIAFQSVVYASNQLPSLGDSTSGFISLEQEHKLGRGWLRALRNQTPTLEDPLINDYLEYTIYRLVENSQLTDRRLETIVVDNNTLNAFAVPGGVIGVNTGLFLYSNSEGEFSSVLSHELAHISQRHFARRVQEAEQRRPLTMVGLLASVLLAVTTGGTAAIAAGSTTYAASAQAELAFSRDMEQEADRIGMDTLYKSGYSPHDMTNMFKSMNEAKRFWGTNPPEYLLTHPLTESRISDSANRASQYTLKQSRTNFEFQLMKRRAEIHTISSSKECINKYQDQAVNAASIQQKSAFYALAICQMEDKQYDTALKTLGSIQKLHPMSITLNVLKAEILSKQEKLDESEAVLKKLLADNPDNYVITMYLANTYGKNGKARQAAFLLQDISYRRPNDPHVWTRLAEAHRINNNQIGYYKAAAEYYQLNGDFTNAQRQLMRAVKLAEFDFHEKSIIEERIKYIESLKTEFNQ, encoded by the coding sequence ATGATCAAAACCTATCGCTTCTCTGCAATTTTATGTGTTTTCCTGATTGCTTTTCAGTCAGTTGTCTATGCCTCAAACCAACTCCCCAGCCTAGGCGATTCTACGTCAGGTTTCATTTCACTGGAACAAGAACATAAATTGGGTCGAGGGTGGTTAAGAGCACTAAGAAATCAGACACCGACTCTTGAAGACCCACTGATCAACGATTATCTTGAGTACACCATCTACCGTTTAGTAGAGAACAGCCAGCTCACAGATCGACGTTTGGAAACCATCGTTGTGGATAACAACACCCTCAACGCATTTGCCGTTCCTGGTGGCGTTATCGGGGTGAATACCGGCCTGTTCCTCTATTCCAACAGTGAAGGCGAATTCTCATCAGTACTGAGCCACGAATTAGCCCACATCAGCCAACGACACTTTGCCCGCCGTGTTCAGGAGGCAGAACAACGCAGACCATTAACCATGGTTGGCTTGCTGGCATCCGTCCTGTTAGCAGTAACAACGGGGGGCACTGCGGCCATTGCAGCCGGTTCCACCACCTATGCAGCCAGCGCTCAGGCTGAACTCGCTTTCAGCCGGGATATGGAGCAGGAGGCAGACCGTATAGGAATGGACACCCTGTACAAGTCAGGCTACAGCCCTCACGATATGACGAACATGTTCAAAAGCATGAACGAGGCCAAGCGTTTTTGGGGAACAAATCCTCCTGAGTACTTACTGACTCACCCACTGACCGAGTCCCGGATCTCTGACAGTGCAAACCGAGCCTCCCAGTACACACTCAAACAAAGCCGCACGAACTTCGAATTCCAACTGATGAAACGCAGAGCGGAAATTCACACCATTTCTTCTTCCAAAGAGTGCATCAATAAATATCAGGATCAAGCTGTTAACGCCGCGAGTATCCAACAAAAAAGCGCCTTCTATGCGCTAGCTATTTGCCAAATGGAAGATAAACAATATGACACGGCATTAAAGACACTCGGCAGCATCCAGAAGCTCCATCCAATGAGTATTACGCTTAATGTTCTAAAAGCCGAGATTCTTTCAAAACAGGAAAAACTGGACGAGTCAGAAGCCGTTCTTAAGAAACTGCTGGCCGACAACCCTGATAACTATGTGATCACCATGTATTTGGCAAACACCTACGGTAAGAATGGAAAAGCCCGTCAGGCGGCCTTCTTGCTACAAGACATCAGCTACCGCCGACCAAACGATCCTCATGTCTGGACACGTTTGGCAGAGGCACACCGCATCAACAACAATCAAATCGGCTATTACAAAGCAGCAGCCGAGTACTATCAATTGAATGGCGATTTTACCAACGCCCAACGACAACTGATGCGTGCAGTTAAACTGGCCGAATTTGATTTCCATGAGAAATCCATCATCGAAGAACGCATCAAGTACATCGAGTCCTTGAAGACGGAATTCAATCAGTAA
- the nadA gene encoding quinolinate synthase NadA: MSQPRIEIDLDRLFVQQHFESAPKVLSEEEIAAYKDRIKVLLKERNAVLVAHYYCDEHVQALAEETGGCVADSLEMARFGKNHPADTLLVAGVKFMGETAKILSPEKTVYMPTLDATCSLDLGCPEKEFSEFCDQHPDRTVVVYANTSAAVKARADWVVTSSIALDVAEHLAANGEKVIWAPDKHLGSYVQRMSGADMILWDGECIVHDEFKGKALADLKKVYPDAAVLVHPESPQAVVELADVVGSTSQLIKAATELPNKQCIVATDRGIFYKMQQAAPDKELIAAPTAGEGATCRSCANCPWMAMNSLERIEKVLKEGGEEIFVDEEVRQKAMKPLQRMLDFNAPK; this comes from the coding sequence ATGAGTCAACCACGCATTGAAATTGATTTGGATCGACTGTTTGTTCAGCAGCACTTTGAATCGGCGCCAAAGGTCCTTTCTGAAGAAGAGATTGCAGCCTACAAAGATCGTATTAAAGTGCTATTAAAAGAGCGTAATGCAGTCTTGGTTGCCCATTACTATTGTGATGAGCACGTTCAGGCGCTGGCTGAAGAAACCGGTGGATGCGTAGCTGATTCATTAGAAATGGCTCGTTTTGGTAAAAACCATCCGGCAGACACCCTGTTGGTGGCTGGTGTGAAGTTTATGGGTGAGACTGCCAAGATTCTTAGCCCGGAAAAAACGGTTTACATGCCAACTCTCGATGCTACCTGTTCTTTGGATCTGGGATGTCCAGAAAAAGAGTTCTCAGAATTTTGTGATCAACATCCTGATCGTACCGTGGTTGTCTATGCAAACACCTCAGCAGCGGTTAAGGCCAGAGCTGATTGGGTGGTTACTTCCAGCATTGCCTTGGATGTCGCTGAGCATCTGGCCGCGAACGGAGAGAAAGTAATCTGGGCACCGGATAAACATTTGGGCAGTTATGTTCAGCGTATGTCGGGTGCGGATATGATTTTGTGGGACGGTGAATGCATCGTTCACGATGAGTTCAAAGGCAAAGCGCTTGCCGATCTGAAAAAAGTGTATCCTGATGCGGCCGTATTGGTTCACCCTGAGTCCCCTCAGGCGGTGGTTGAACTGGCGGATGTAGTTGGTTCGACCTCTCAGTTGATTAAAGCGGCGACCGAGTTACCTAACAAACAATGTATTGTGGCAACGGATCGGGGCATTTTTTACAAAATGCAGCAGGCTGCGCCAGACAAGGAGCTGATTGCTGCGCCAACGGCCGGTGAGGGTGCTACATGCCGTAGCTGTGCAAATTGTCCGTGGATGGCGATGAATTCCTTGGAGCGTATCGAGAAGGTGCTCAAGGAAGGCGGTGAAGAAATCTTTGTGGACGAAGAGGTTCGTCAGAAGGCGATGAAGCCGTTACAAAGAATGTTGGATTTCAACGCACCGAAATAA
- the queC gene encoding 7-cyano-7-deazaguanine synthase QueC, translating into MTKKAIVLVSGGLDSATVLAMAKEQGFECYALSFNYGQRHTSELQAAQRVAAQMGVKEHKVVTLNLDDIGGSALTDASIDVPEHETDGIPVTYVPARNTVFLAIALGWAEVIEAQDICIGVNAVDYSGYPDCRPEFIEAFERTANLATKMGVEGQKIHINTPLMKLSKADIVKAGTKLGVDYGLTVSCYQADDEGRACGKCDACRLRAAGFEQAGLTDPTRYQ; encoded by the coding sequence ATGACAAAGAAAGCCATCGTTTTGGTATCGGGTGGTTTGGACTCTGCCACTGTCTTGGCTATGGCCAAGGAGCAGGGCTTTGAGTGCTATGCATTGAGTTTTAACTATGGTCAGCGACATACATCAGAGCTTCAGGCTGCGCAGCGTGTGGCGGCTCAGATGGGGGTTAAAGAGCATAAGGTTGTGACCTTGAATCTGGATGATATTGGTGGTTCAGCGTTAACCGATGCATCCATTGATGTACCTGAGCATGAAACGGATGGTATCCCGGTAACTTATGTGCCAGCCAGAAATACAGTGTTTTTGGCAATTGCTCTTGGTTGGGCGGAAGTGATTGAGGCTCAGGATATTTGTATTGGAGTCAATGCGGTTGACTACTCTGGCTATCCTGATTGTCGCCCTGAATTTATTGAAGCGTTTGAGCGCACAGCGAATTTGGCGACCAAGATGGGTGTCGAAGGTCAGAAAATTCATATCAACACGCCATTAATGAAGCTCTCTAAAGCCGATATCGTGAAAGCCGGGACAAAACTTGGTGTGGATTACGGACTAACGGTGTCTTGTTACCAGGCGGATGACGAGGGTCGTGCCTGTGGTAAGTGTGATGCGTGTCGATTGAGAGCAGCAGGTTTCGAACAGGCTGGTTTGACCGATCCGACTCGATATCAGTAG
- the queE gene encoding 7-carboxy-7-deazaguanine synthase QueE, with amino-acid sequence MSQAAPSDAVHSESPKLRITEIFYSLQGETRTVGLPTVFVRLTGCPLRCQYCDTEYAFSGGEWMSLDEIVETISSYPTKHITVSGGEPLAQPNCIPLLARLCDLGYEVSLETSGAMDVSEVDVRVSKILDLKTPDSEECHRNLYDNIAALTPKDQVKFVICSRQDYDWSKMKVDQYSLLERVDDVLFSPSFHQISATELADWIVEDGIQVRMQLQLHKLLWNDEPGR; translated from the coding sequence ATGTCTCAAGCTGCTCCTTCTGACGCTGTTCATTCAGAGTCTCCTAAATTACGAATAACCGAGATCTTCTATTCATTGCAAGGTGAAACTCGTACAGTGGGGTTGCCGACGGTGTTTGTGCGCCTGACGGGGTGTCCTCTACGTTGTCAGTATTGTGATACTGAATATGCCTTTAGTGGTGGTGAGTGGATGTCTCTGGACGAGATAGTAGAGACAATTTCATCCTATCCAACCAAACACATTACTGTGTCGGGTGGAGAGCCGCTAGCGCAACCTAACTGTATTCCGTTATTAGCACGTTTATGTGATCTTGGTTATGAGGTGTCACTCGAAACCAGTGGTGCTATGGACGTTTCAGAGGTTGACGTTCGGGTGAGTAAAATTCTAGATCTGAAAACACCGGATTCAGAAGAATGTCATCGTAACTTATACGACAACATCGCTGCGTTGACGCCAAAGGATCAAGTGAAATTCGTAATTTGTAGTCGTCAGGATTACGACTGGTCGAAAATGAAAGTCGATCAATACTCTTTACTTGAAAGAGTTGATGATGTTTTGTTTTCACCAAGTTTTCATCAGATATCCGCGACAGAGTTGGCCGACTGGATCGTAGAGGACGGGATTCAGGTTCGGATGCAGTTACAGCTCCATAAACTATTATGGAACGATGAGCCAGGGCGTTAA
- a CDS encoding tetratricopeptide repeat protein has protein sequence MKKRFYNGLLGARVAKPLFSVLVLAGLATPVWSVQVTESSPSYVAPSERAQRVVPPVMETQQQLAEATPAPEQTAAPVSSSGYSQVSNDSITAADDSGGDVEEFGIITDSVEPANPLADDRKLLVQELQTLRAKVETQERQIRELKEKSKALYADLDRRLQKMAEKLVALETAPKAVVTPVEDEVAPDPTESVVAEGSTSSETDQSRYQKAKAILDEGGRDTKAALEFVRLLKDYPDTPLKPNVYYWLAQIYKRSGEVEKAEGFYNRVLEEYPKSIKAASSLYSLASMKSSQGLKAEADQLLKRLLDVYPNSAEAVKAKASLAAPK, from the coding sequence ATGAAAAAAAGATTCTATAACGGTCTTTTAGGGGCTCGCGTTGCGAAGCCCCTTTTTAGTGTGTTGGTTTTGGCGGGTCTGGCAACGCCAGTTTGGTCGGTTCAGGTTACTGAGTCATCACCAAGTTACGTAGCGCCTTCTGAGCGAGCACAGCGAGTTGTTCCTCCGGTAATGGAAACACAGCAACAGCTGGCGGAAGCGACTCCTGCTCCTGAACAGACAGCTGCACCAGTTTCTTCTTCAGGTTATTCCCAAGTGTCGAATGATTCGATTACCGCAGCGGATGACAGTGGTGGTGATGTTGAAGAATTTGGGATTATTACTGACTCGGTTGAGCCAGCTAATCCGTTGGCGGATGACCGTAAACTGTTGGTTCAAGAGCTTCAGACCTTAAGGGCGAAAGTTGAGACTCAAGAGCGTCAAATCCGTGAGCTGAAAGAAAAGAGTAAGGCTCTTTATGCGGATCTGGATCGTCGTTTACAGAAGATGGCTGAAAAACTGGTGGCTTTGGAAACGGCACCTAAGGCTGTAGTTACTCCTGTGGAAGATGAAGTTGCTCCTGATCCAACAGAGTCAGTTGTTGCTGAGGGCTCAACGTCTTCAGAAACGGATCAGAGCCGATATCAAAAAGCGAAAGCGATTCTTGATGAAGGTGGGCGTGATACGAAAGCTGCATTGGAGTTTGTGCGCTTATTAAAAGATTATCCCGATACGCCTTTGAAACCTAATGTTTATTATTGGTTAGCCCAGATCTACAAAAGAAGCGGGGAAGTTGAAAAGGCGGAAGGCTTCTATAATCGGGTTTTGGAAGAATATCCAAAAAGCATAAAGGCAGCTTCCAGCTTGTATTCTTTAGCGTCGATGAAATCCAGTCAGGGTTTGAAAGCGGAGGCAGATCAGTTGTTGAAACGTTTGTTGGATGTGTATCCAAATTCTGCGGAAGCTGTTAAGGCTAAAGCCTCTCTTGCTGCTCCAAAATAA